A single window of Elgaria multicarinata webbii isolate HBS135686 ecotype San Diego chromosome 17, rElgMul1.1.pri, whole genome shotgun sequence DNA harbors:
- the RAI1 gene encoding retinoic acid-induced protein 1 yields MQSFRERCGFHGNQQNYQPTSSQDSSRLENYRHQSQAGPHCERQRLVAKEYYSQPQPQPPPPPPLPYQGYGENSAVEKYHRGNKQLRGQQLPSRPASFPNYTVQENSPYPARYSGEESLQAWGSPQQQPPQPLPGGVAKYEENLLKKTAAPSGSRQYHEQTPQLPFRTHSLHLQQQQQQQQPPALTYPKLPRQKIQNDVSSPMPFPQGAHFTQHSQSFPASSTYSSVQSGSQAAHSYKSCNASSAPTPHERTLGNAANLPSGQRVQSLHGYQPNRISYDQQQQQQQQQQQQQQQSLQGRHHAQEALHYQNLAKYQHFNQPGQSYCQADTPVRTPDQYYQTFSPGSSHSPARSVGRSPSYSSTPSPLMPNLENFQYSQQSLSTGAFPANLADHSHFMPLLNPSPTDGASPDTQPSGNCKNLPKEKIPENLLSDLSLQSLTALTSQVENISNTVQQLLLSKSTGMPQKKGIKNSPRTPEQLKGQHCSPEGNNYSAEQTGTPHSDALSTPQSVHAETQDADYLSGSEDHLERGFLYCNQSRSPARINSSAKPKPESVSTCSVTSPDDLSTKSDDSFQSIHASLPLETFTKFVTNERDCPRLLLSALSQEELASEIIGLQDAINEKADKGWVNSPAPNKEPDKSPFHLENHRTCLDSVVKSPWSNQGDSNTLAEPLKLDKTLGGNNGKNFTEEVYDSSQVAFTTAETKNSLKTTISVAYNSKPNISVATSSSETTSFSCYSNATANSVGSENAMENFDWPDENLSDTWKELGSSLQASDLSKSLFSSKLSETSEEKKNACCLSLCDTEEPSGPEQMEGFNQQQQANKEENLNYDEPTRADSERWLEDTTRNSCSGGDFSELPMMSSPDLKESDLEPEEYSSLCELAGSEQKSMTYDAFTPKPAENAPALTLQNTPGSAEETASAVEKENTAPSSHLSDQSVILLGPAVGTETKVKSWFESSLHHLKPEEEMAGGENALPNKTETPAALLTKKQVSPETMPIISEPTSRGKSLRSKKVHCKLSGGEEPIQPMSSPCTGIQAAGMVAIICPDPNNLMEMPSKNTHGQTPRFPAEGLPARMCTRSFTALTEPRMPDPLEGAKASTPQEKLGKKPACLLKQRAAFKARKANGKPAPPLVSSLVQNEDSTGHKAKEADLVETEVKDQQSMILRSRTRTQELFLTKRRREKSAVEAELKNSKPPKKVFPNNHLPGPFKISPQSRSEKESRLGKRLKLSKARSEMDGKMSEQPLHALKRKSAFIPPVPAKKRNLVLRSNSHSSINVKDEKPEASPGLFKRMPSAKKAKAKPPPKNSCEAILKSPQAKENPGVCIKITSRAAFQGAMKTKVLPPRKGRGLKLEAIVQKITSPNLKKFACKTTATAIAATVPAATSHYNPLSPSLQEREQASKNASVTPAVGEARPLNQAVSQKAAAAPAAEQLCRNPNNRSFRGKLMNSKKLSSNCFKGEAYSSPETLQHSSDGMAASSTGLLPKKRNRKGRAAAFRVAKNSLEKCPHLSPALLLASREKSAVAAAARKVEEGQREGKKPKAEDKGFVSAESAAGRASQAQTRAQKQRANHSNYNGYTKRQRKHLNRRKAESVPSRCKSRAKRRHQQQTPLLSPAEPEIRLKYVSCKRLRTDSRAPPFSPYVRMEKRDEFVTTCTVVNFPAEEARLHNDQRSSSSSSSAQAGLLGTASLQPRAILPLSSTMHLGPVVFKTLNATCLVCCLCRNPANYKDQGDLCGPYYPEDCLPKKKSRLKEKIKVEGLSEEPPSPSLAERLLKATDNNCATSTFGGKPPRLDSGADSAKQSALRSSSRGMFRKLQSCYCCDERTEGEEAAAAAAAAAAAEKPRRHECGKAESPPPDPAGDTQEHWVHEACAIWTAGVYLVAGKLYGLQEAIKMAADVRCSICQQVGATIGCCHKGCAQTFHYTCAIDTGCLLTEETFLLNCPRHKKPSL; encoded by the exons ATGCAGTCCTTTCGCGAAAGGTGTGGTTTCCATGGCAACCAGCAGAACTACCAGCCGACTTCTTCACAAGATTCATCACGCCTGGAGAATTACAGGCATCAAAGCCAGGCTGGGCCGCACTGCGAACGTCAGAGGCTGGTGGCAAAAGAGTACTACAGCCAGCCTCAgccacagccgccgccgccgccgccgctgccgtaCCAAGGGTATGGCGAAAACAGCGCGGTGGAGAAGTACCACCGGGGAAATAAGCAACTGCGTGGCCAACAGCTCCCAAGTCGGCCGGCGTCCTTCCCAAATTACACCGTCCAAGAGAACAGCCCCTACCCGGCCCGCTACTCAGGAGAGGAGAGTCTGCAGGCCTGGGGGTCGCCTCAGCAGCAACCGCCACAACCCTTGCCAGGAGGAGTGGCTAAGTATGAGGAGAACTTGTTGAAAAAGACTGCCGCTCCCTCGGGGAGCCGGCAGTACCACGAGCAAACCCCTCAGCTCCCGTTCCGAACTCATTCCTTGcatctccagcagcagcagcagcagcagcagccgcctgccTTGACCTATCCCAAGCTCCCGAGGCAGAAGATCCAGAATGACGTGTCCTCTCCGATGCCGTTCCCTCAGGGTGCCCACTTTACCCAGCATTCCCAGTCGTTCCCGGCTTCCTCGACGTACTCGTCCGTTCAAAGTGGGAGCCAAGCGGCCCATTCCTACAAGAGCTGTAACGCTTCCTCAGCACCCACGCCGCATGAAAGGACTCTCGGGAATGCTGCTAACCTGCCCTCTGGGCAACGGGTCCAAAGCCTACATGGCTATCAGCCTAACCGAATCAGCTATgaccaacagcaacagcaacagcaacagcagcaacagcagcaacaacaatcccTACAAGGAAGACACCATGCCCAGGAGGCCCTCCACTATCAAAATCTAGCAAAATACCAACATTTTAACCAGCCAGGTCAGAGCTACTGCCAAGCTGACACCCCAGTGAGGACACCAGACCAGTATTACCAAACGTTTAGCCCCGGTTCCAGTCATTCTCCAGCTCGTTCTGTTGGTAGATCGCCATCCTACAGTTCGACTCCTTCCCCACTGATGCCTAACCTGGAGAACTTCCAATATAGCCAGCAGTCTTTGAGTACAGGGGCGTTCCCGGCAAACCTTGCCGACCACAGCCACTTCATGCCTTTGCTGAATCCGTCACCGACGGACGGGGCGAGCCCAGACACTCAGCCCTCCGGGAACTGTAAGAACTTGCCAAAGGAGAAAATCCCCGAGAACCTCTTGTCAGATCTGAGCCTCCAAAGCCTCACGGCGCTCACCTCTCAAGTTGAAAACATTTCCAACACCGTCCAGCAGCTTCTGCTTTCCAAGTCCACAGGGATGCCCCAGAAGAAAGGCATCAAAAACTCACCGAGGACACCAGAACAGCTCAAAGGTCAGCACTGCAGCCCTGAAGGTAACAATTACTCTGCTGAGCAAACAGGGACTCCCCACTCGGACGCCCTCAGCACCCCGCAGTCAGTCCATGCTGAAACCCAGGATGCCGACTACCTGAGCGGATCTGAAGATCACCTGGAAAGGGGATTCCTGTACTGTAATCAAAGCCGTAGCCCAGCCCGTATCAACAGCAGCGCCAAGCCGAAGCCAGAATCTGTTTCCACATGTTCGGTGACTTCTCCAGATGACCTGTCAACCAAGTCAGACGATTCTTTCCAAAGCATTCACGCCAGCCTGCCACTGGAGACCTTTACCAAGTTCGTGACCAACGAGAGGGATTGCCCCAGGCTGCTTCTCAGCGCTCTTTCTCAGGAGGAGCTTGCATCCGAAATCATTGGTTTGCAAGACGCTATCAACGAGAAAGCGGACAAAGGGTGGGTCAATTCCCCTGCTCCGAACAAAGAACCTGACAAATCCCCCTTCCACTTAGAGAATCACAGAACCTGCTTGGATTCTGTGGTCAAAAGTCCGTGGTCCAATCAGGGGGACTCGAATACCCTTGCAGAACCCCTGAAATTAGACAAAACCTTGGGAGGAAATAATGGGAAGAATTTCACTGAGGAGGTTTACGACAGTTCCCAGGTGGCCTTTACAACAGCGGAGACAAAGAATTCCCTTAAAACAACCATCTCTGTAGCCTACAACTCCAAACCCAACATCTCAGTGGCCACGTCCAGCTCAGAGACCACGAGCTTCAGCTGCTACTCAAACGCCACCGCTAACTCAGTGGGTTCTGAAAATGCCATGGAGAATTTCGACTGGCCAGACGAAAACCTCAGCGACACGTGGAAAGAACTCGGGTCGAGCCTTCAAGCGTCAGACCTTTCCAAGAGTTTGTTCTCCAGCAAACTGAGCGAGACTTCTGAAGAGAAGAAGAACGCTTGCTGCCTGAGCCTCTGCGATACTGAGGAGCCGTCCGGGCCTGAGCAAATGGAGGGCTTCAATCAACAGCAGCAGGCAAACAAGGAAGAGAACCTAAATTATGATGAGCCCACCAGAGCAGACAGTGAACGATGGCTAGAGGACACCACCAGGAACTCCTGCTCAGGTGGAGACTTCAGCGAACTTCCGATGATGTCCTCTCCAGACCTTAAAGAATCTGACCTGGAACCTGAAGAATATTCCTCTTTGTGTGAGCTAGCCGGTTCTGAGCAGAAGTCTATGACCTATGATGCGTTCACCCCTAAGCCAGCGGAGAATGCCCCAGCCCTTACTCTTCAAAACACCCCAGGTTCAGCAGAAGAAACAGCCAGTGCCGTTGAGAAAGAGAACACCGCTCCTTCGTCCCATTTATCCGATCAGTCCGTGATCCTCTTAGGCCCGGCGGTTGGCACAGAGACAAAAGTGAAAAGTTGGTTTGAATCTTCTCTGCATCACTTGAAGCCCGAGGAGGAGATGGCAGGAGGGGAGAACGCCCTTCCGAATAAGACAGAGACACCAGCCGCCTTGCTAACGAAGAAACAAGTCTCACCGGAAACAATGCCAATAATATCGGAACCAACCTCCAGGGGCAAAAGTCTTCGGAGTAAGAAGGTCCACTGCAAGCTGTCAGGAGGAGAGGAACCTATCCAGCCGATGTCAAGCCCATGTACTGGTATCCAGGCAGCTGGCATGGTGGCCATCATATGCCCTGATCCAAATAATCTAATGGAAATGCCAAGTAAGAACACTCATGGCCAAACTCCCAGGTTTCCAGCTGAAGGCTTGCCAGCTCGGATGTGTACCCGCTCATTTACCGCATTGACTGAACCCAGGATGCCAGATCCTCTGGAAGGCGCAAAGGCCTCAACCCCTCAGGAGAAGTTGGGCAAGAAGCCTGCTTGTCTTCTGAAACAGAGAGCTGCATTCAAAGCTAGAAAGGCTAATGGCAAACCAGCCCCTCCCCTGGTCTCCAGTTTGGTGCAGAACGAAGACTCTACTGGTCATAAGGCCAAAGAAGCTGACTTGGTAGAAACCGAAGTGAAAGATCAACAGTCGATGATCCTTCGCTCCAGGACCAGGACTCAGGAGCTCTTCCTCACAAAgcggaggagagagaaaagcgcTGTGGAGGCGGAGCTCAAGAACTCCAAGCCCCCCAAGAAGGTTTTTCCAAACAACCACCTGCCTGGTCCCTTCAAGATCAGCCCCCAAAGCAGGTCTGAGAAGGAGAGCCGGCTGGGCAAAAGGTTGAAGCTCTCTAAAGCCAGGTCTGAAATGGACGGCAAGATGTCTGAGCAGCCGCTCCATGCCCTGAAAAGGAAGTCCGCCTTCATCCCTCCGGTTCCTGCTAAAAAGCGCAACTTGGTTCTGAGAAGCAACAGTCACAGCAGCATCAACGTGAAGGATGAGAAGCCAGAAGCTTCCCCCGGCCTGTTCAAGAGGATGCCGTCGGCCAAAAAGGCAAAAGCAAAACCGCCCCCCAAGAACTCCTGTGAAGCGATACTCAAGTCCCCTCAGGCAAAGGAAAACCCCGGCGTCTGCATAAAAATCACCTCTCGGGCGGCCTTCCAGGGAGCCATGAAGACGAAAGTGCTGCCCCCGAGGAAAGGCAGGGGCCTGAAGCTTGAAGCCATCGTCCAGAAAATCACCTCTCCCAATTTGAAAAAGTTTGCCTGCAAAACGACCGCCACGGCCATCGCTGCCACCGTCCCCGCCGCCACCTCCCACTATAATCCCCTCAGCCCTTCCCTGCAGGAGAGGGAGCAGGCCTCAAAGAATGCCAGCGTAACCCCAGCAGTGGGGGAAGCTAGGCCATTAAACCAGGCCGTGTCACAAAAGGCTGCCGCCGCTCCAGCAGCCGAGCAATTATGCAGAAACCCGAACAACAGATCCTTCAGAGGAAAACTAATGAACAGTAAGAAACTGTCCTCCAACTGTTTCAAGGGTGAGGCCTATTCATCTCCCGAGACGTTGCAGCACAGCAGCGACGGCATGGCAGCAAGCAGCACCGGCCTGCTGCCgaagaaaaggaacagaaaaggaagagCTGCAGCCTTTCGGGTGGCCAAAAATAGCTTGGAGAAGTGCCCTCACCTGAGCCCCGCTCTGCTCCTCGCATCCAGGGAGAAGTCGGCGGTGGCGGCTGCAGCCAGGAAAGTCGAAGAGGGacaaagggaggggaagaaaccaAAGGCCGAAGACAAAGGCTTCGTCAGCGCCGAGAGCGCCGCGGGGAGGGCCTCGCAGGCCCAAACCAGGGCGCAGAAGCAGCGAGCCAACCATTCCAACTACAACGGCTACACGAAGAGACAAAGGAAGCACCTCAACCGGCGCAAGGCCGAGAGCGTGCCGTCCAGGTGTAAGAGCAGGGCCAAGAGGCGGCACCAGCAGCAGACGCCTCTGCTGAGCCCCGCCGAGCCCGAAATCCGGCTGAAGTATGTGTCGTGCAAGCGGCTGCGGACCGACAGCCGGGCGCCACCTTTCTCCCCTTACGTGCGGATGGAGAAACGGGACGAGTTCGTCACCACCTGCACCGTCGTCAACTTCCCCGCCGAAGAGGCCAGACTCCACAACGATCAGCGCTCCTCTTCTTCTTCGTCGTCTGCCCAGGCCGGGCTTTTGGGGACCGCCTCCCTGCAGCCCCGGGCGATCCTACCTCTGTCGTCCACAATGCACCTCGGCCCGGTGGTCTTCAAGACCCTCAACGCCACCTGCTTGGTCTGCTGCCTCTGCCGGAATCCAGCCAATTACAAAGACCAGGGGGACCTCTGCGGGCCGTACTACCCCGAAGACTGCCTGCCAAAAAAGAAGTCGAGGCTGAAAGAGAAGATCAAAGTGGAGGGGCTGAGCGAAGAGCCTCCCTCGCCTTCTCTGGCGGAAAGACTGCTCAAAGCGACAGATAATAATTGTGCAACTAGTACGTTCGGTGGAAAGCCGCCAAGGTTGGACAGTGGCGCTGACTCAGCAAAACAGAGCGCTCTCCGCTCCAGTTCGAGGGGGATGTTTAGGAAACTACAAAGCTGTTACTGCTGCGATGAGAGGACAGAaggagaggaggcggcggcggcggccgcagcagccgcagcagccgaGAAGCCCAGGAGGCACGAATGCGGCAAAGCGGAGTCGCCACCGCCGGATCCCGCCGGAGATACGCAGGAGCACTGGGTCCACGAGGCCTGCGCTATATGGACAGCTGGGGTTTACCTGGTGGCGGGAAAGCTCTATGGACTGCAGGAGGCAATAAAGATGGCTGCTGATGTG AGATGTTCCATTTGTCAGCAAGTAGGAGCAACCATTGGCTGTTGCCATAAAGGGTGTGCCCAAACCTTTCACTACACATGTGCCATTGATACAG GTTGTTTGTTAACCGAAGAGACCTTCTTGCTGAACTGCCCCCGACATAAG AAGCCGTCGTTATAA